The sequence GGAGGACCAGCGCTAAGATTGCAAATGAGGGGGTGAAGAGAAACATTCCCACCAGGATACCCACACCGCTCTGGGTGAGGGCAGGGAGGATCATTCTCGGTACCCGGTAATCAGCAATCGCAACAAGGACTAAAAGACGAAGACCGAAAATAAACCCGAGCGAGATTGCATAGAAGAGGGGAATGAAGGAAACTGAGGATAACAGTGCAGCAAGGGTGATGATCACGCCAAAGACCGTGCAGGTGAGCGCGAGAAGCCCGGACCGGTTCCAGGTCATGGTCTTGCCACTGTACTCAATCATGGGCTTTGTCAGGAGCAGGGCCGCGATTGCGGGTATGCTGAACGCGAGAGTTCCGGAGAAGAGGAATTTTTCCGGCAGGAAGAACAGGTTGCTGCTCAGCACGGTCGGGAGGGTAAAGCCGATATTACTGGTGAACGGGAGGTTTAACCAGGAACGGGCACTGGCCCCATCGATGATAAGGCCGAGGATAACGATGAGGAAAAAGGACCTGAGTGCAGAAGGAGCAGTGAAAATATACCGGGAGAGCTGCCCCAGTTTCACATCACTGTCCTGTCCCATCAGGAAAAACCCCCGAGCACCAGTTCATGCCGGTCGGGTAGCGACCGGATCTCTGAACTCGTGTAAGTGATCGGCCGGGAGAAGAATGGCGCATTGAGCGTGAGGCTCTCGTACTCCCCGCCTTCGCCGGCAAGATTGATCCGCCGGGCAGCAGCGACCCGTTTGAGCCGGCTGATGAGATCCTCGTTGAAATGCGCCCCGAGAAAACTCTCGTCAAGTCCTTCTGCGGCAGTGACAATGATCATGGCATCCATACGGGCCGCCACTTCCTTCAGCAGGAGTTCGGTATCCATGTGCCAGAGCGGCGTGAAAAGTTCAACGCCGAGTTTGTCGGTGATCGTCTTCACCCGGACTGCCTGGTATTCCGATGCAACCGCGCCGGCAATTACGCCCTCGATATCCAGTGCGGCAAGCCCGGCTTCGAGATCTGCCAGTTCATCTTCCTTGCGCCCGTGGGTTGCGATCTCAATGTACTCCATACCGGCAACTTTTGCCATAACCGGGACTGCATCGAGATTGGCTGAATGGAACATGTACGAGTCGCGGTTCTCGGGGCGGGCCGTCACCATGTACCGCACATCCTTTCCGCTGTCGATGGCCTTCTGGCACGACAGGATCGAGTCTTTTCCCCCGGAAGTGAGTGCGGCCCAGCTCATGATTATACTCCTGTCTTTCCCGGCGTCTCAAGGGTACCGAAATGCTGCTGGTACCGCATCTTCATCGCGTTCCAGTCCGGCAGGTGCGTCTGGCAGCCAACGTGTTCGACCACGTACGATGCCGTGACCGTGCCGATCTTGCAGCACGTTACCGGGGTATACCCGCGTACGTATGCCGAGAGGAACCCGGCCCGGTACGCGTCTCCGGCACCGGTTGGATCGGCAAGCGTGACCGGGACTACCGGCACGAAATGCTCCTTGCCTTTTGTATAAAGCGTGCTCCCGTCCCCGCTCATGGTGAAAATTGCCGTGTCCACCTGGCCGATCAGCGCTTCGCGGGTGATACCCAGCGTCCCGCACATCTGTTTTACCTCGTGCTGGTTGGCAAAGAGTACATCGATATTGGTGATGATCGTCTCGAGCTGTTCCCTGGAATAATAGAAAACATCCTGCCCGGGATCGAACGAGGCAAACTCGCTTCGCTCCGCAACCCGGCAGTTGAACGTTGGATCCGCCGTTGCCATGTGAACGAACGGGAGTGACGGCGCATCGGAAGTCGCGAATGCCTTTGAAGCCCCCCACTCGAAAAAGGTCATCTGGTCGCCGCAATCATCGGTGAACATAAACGCAGTCGGGGTATGGGTGCCCGGCACCGCAAAGAACTGCTGACCGATGCCGAGTTTATGCATCCAGCGATCATAGTCGCTGCCGGTAAAATCATCGCCAATGCAGGAGACTAAGGTTACCTTCTCGCCCAGCATCGCGATACCTGCTGCAATATTTGCCGCACCGCCGCCGAAATAGATCTGCCGGTCAGAGATATGGGTCGAGCAGTTCTTTTCGGGCAGGTGGGCTACCCGGGATATATGATCGATAGCCGTGTGCCCGACAATATGGATCATTGTTCCTGCACGTCCAATAATTTTAAGGGAACATCCCGCAGGGCTTTTCCAATCGTCTGCTTGGCGATCCGGCCGGCATGTTCCGGTGTCTCGGCGCGGAAGACTTTCATCTCCAGCACGAGCCCGACAAGGGCGGTATCTGCCACAACGATTGCGCTTGAGAGCGTCTCTTCGCAGTAGGGGCAGGCTAAAAATCCTGCTTCGACTTCAACGTACTTTGCCTGGGGATTCAGGCGTTTTCCCGCTTCACTGATGGCAATCCCGATCGCGTCATCCAGCGTCTTGACATCGCGAACGAGCCAAGCGGATTCAATTGTTACAAGATAATCTGGCATTTTTCCTCTCCATTTACCACGTATTCAGGTGCACGTGCTCTCCTTCTGCCATGCGCCCGCTCAGTTGTGCCGGCGGGTGGCCTTTTCCTACGGCAAGCAGGGAGACCGGGCGGATGTGTGGGGGCAGCGAGAGTACGGTGCGTACTTCCTCGTCATCGAATGCGCCGGTCCAGCAGGACTGGAGTTTGCGTGCATGGGCGGCAAGCATCATGTACGTGCAGGCAATCGTTGCATCCTCAAGCCCGTACAGGATTCCCCGGTCCCCGTAGCGCGACATCCCCCGCACATAATTGGCACACACGACAAAGATCGCGGGCGCTTTTTCGATATGCTCCTGGTCGAGCGCAGCTTCGGCCAGCATAGCTTTTGTCTCTTCATCCGTGACCACGACCACGTCCCAGGACTCAAGATTCCCGGCACTCGGTGCGGTACCTGCACAGGTCACGAGATAATCGATCTCTTCCTGGGTCAGGGGCTCGTCACTGTACTCGCGCACCGACGAACGGCTGGTTAAAAATCCTAAAAATTCAGAGGAGTCCATGTTCTGAAAGTACCTGCCATGCTTCCTGCGCAGGCGTAGTGGATGAGCTGATTGCAGCGGCAACCTTCTGCGATGCCTGGTCGAACTCGTTGCTCTCAACCAGCGAGATCGCTTCCGAGAGCGCATTGATCGCTTTTTGGAATTCGCTCTGCCCGGTGCTCTTGAAGGCAAACTGGAGCTCGTTACGGACCTGGTCCATCATCATGATGAGCATCCGTTTTCCCCCGGCCCGCTCCTGTTCTGAGAACCCGGTCAGTGCGATACTTAACTGGGATATAATAATCAGTTCGGATTTTGCCTTTTCACCGAACTGGTAACTTCTGACTGCAGTCTTGAGATCCATACTCACCATAGTTGTTATGGATAAAAGATAGTTATCCTTGACGGAATAGATCGCAAAAAATCAATTCAAAAAACCAGGGTGGGTGGATCTTTTTTATCCACCCGGCACGGGCGTATTGTTATATTACCGTGCAGATTTTGCCTTTGCACCGAGCGCGGACACCTTGGGCCGGGCCATGCGCCTGCGGATCATCGGGTTTGCCGTTGACTCGTTCAAACCGGAGCCGCCGGACCTGTCGCCCCTGCTGCCTCCGCGCCTGCCGCCGCCACGCTTGCCGCCGCGTCCCTGCATTGCTTCTGCCATGGCGTCGACCTGCTTGACGTTTGCGCCTGCCTTGAATCGCTGGTTCGGGCCGGGAGTCTTTGCCTGTCCTTCCTTCTTCGGGACGAGCCTGATCTTACCTTTTACTCCCTTAATCTGTGCCCATATTGTTGTTCCTGTCTTGCCCATAATTAAACTCCTTATCTAATTCTGTCCCACCACTCATAAATGTTCGCGCCTGCATCCGGGCGTGCAGGGAAAAAAAGAGAGGATTATTCTTTCCTGCCGGCAACTGCCGCATCGATCTCTTTTCGTAAGATCTCGCTGACCCGCTTGCCGTCAACCGAGCCCCGGACCTCTTCCATCACGAGTCCCATGAGCGGTCCCAGTGCGGCCTTTCCCTTTTCCTTAACAAAGTCCGAACGGGTGGCGATGATCTTTCTTACGACGGTCTCGAGTTCTGCGCGCGAGATCGCAGGCGCGAGCTGGGCGAGGGCAGCATCCACGGTACTTCCGGCAGCGATACTGCGGAGAAGATCGGGGATTGCTTCCTTTGCTGCACGCCCGGTCTCCACGGCATGCCAGATCGCGAGATAACTCTCATCGGTTACCGCACGCACATCAACGCCTTCGCGCCGGAGTTCGGTTGCGGTGGAGAGGATGGTGAATGCCGCAAGCTTGGGCTTGATCTTTTCGCTGACTGCCCGTTCAAACAGCGGCAGCTTGTCAGATGCCGCCAGCTGGAGCGCGTAATTCAGGTCAATCGCATAGTCCTTTGCGTACCGCTCGGCCTTGTGCGTGAGCAGTTCCGGCACGGTGACTGCCTTCCAGCGTTCTTCCCCGATCACGACCGGCAGGACATCCGTCTCCGGGTACATCCTCGCTGCGCCGGGCAGCGGGCGCATGTACGCGGTGCTGCCTTCTTCCAGCATCTTCCGCGTCTCTTCCGGTACCGGAGAATCAGAGAGTGCCATGCCGGCCCGGATGACGACCTGGCTGAGGGCACAGGCCGCCTGCTTCTCGTTAGCTCCCGAGACAATGATCACGCAGTCCCCTGCCTCCGCGTGCATGTGGCTGCGCAGCATCGCGACTTCCTCTTCCGTCACACCGTATGCAGGCAGCTCATCGGTGTGGAAGATTCCCCCCACCCCGCATTTCTTGGCATAGTCCGACATCTCACTGCCGAGACGGCGGCCCGGCTGGATCTCGCGACCCACGATCCCGGCAAATCCTTTGAGCGTGATCGCAGAGATCCGCTTGGCCTTTTTCAGGACCGTTGATTTCGTGTCTTTGAAGAGTCCGGTCACGTCCTGTGCCGTCGCATGGGCAACCGATGCACCCTTCGCCCGCAGTTCATCGCGGATCGCAAGCAGTGCCTGCTGGCGCTGGACCTCGCGTTTCACGACTTCTGCAATCAGGTCGAGTTCCTGCACGCCTTTGATCTCAACCCGGGCACCGCTTGCAATCGAGATATTCACGTCCTGCCGGATCGTGCCGATCCCGCGCTTGACTTTTCCGGTGGAGCGCAGCACCATGCCGATATACTCGGCCATCTTCTGCACCTCTTCGGGTGTGTGCATGCAGGGCGAGGTGGTGATCTCGATCAAGGGGATGCCCAGCCGGTCGAGCGAGAAGTGATCGTCTTTTACCCGCTGCGCCGCTTCTTCTTCAAGGCAGATGGTCTCGATCTCCCCGCCGTTCGGGAGGATTCCTTTTACCGCGACAAGACCCGTGCGCTGGAACCCGCTCGTGTTCGAGCCGTCAATGACCAGCTTGCGCATCGTGTGGATCTGCGGGATGGGGGTCATACCAAACATCTTGCCGATCGTCAGGCAGACCGAGAGTGCCTCATCATTGAGCGGTGCCGGGGGTTCCTCATCATTCTCGACAAGACACGTGGTATCGTACGTAGAGTACAGGAACTTCCGGTCGCGTTTCATCTCTTCCTTAGCTGCCCGGTCGATCTCGCCCATCTCGCTCTCGGTTGCCCGGAGGTAGCGGAAGAATTCCCCGCTGTGTTCGGTAACTTCGCGGAGCAGGGTCGGGCAGTGACAGAAGAGTTTCTCCTTAGTATCCAGCTGCTGGTGGATCTCGATGCCCGCAACCAGTCCCAGCGCCTTATAATCCATGAGCAGACCTCCGGTTCAGTTCGCCTTTGCAATCGCTCTGCATCATCGCCGCCGCTTTTGTCCTGTCTTTCTCGTTGCCCAGCACCCACA comes from Methanomicrobiales archaeon HGW-Methanomicrobiales-1 and encodes:
- a CDS encoding ATP-binding protein, whose product is MSWAALTSGGKDSILSCQKAIDSGKDVRYMVTARPENRDSYMFHSANLDAVPVMAKVAGMEYIEIATHGRKEDELADLEAGLAALDIEGVIAGAVASEYQAVRVKTITDKLGVELFTPLWHMDTELLLKEVAARMDAMIIVTAAEGLDESFLGAHFNEDLISRLKRVAAARRINLAGEGGEYESLTLNAPFFSRPITYTSSEIRSLPDRHELVLGGFS
- a CDS encoding sugar kinase, producing the protein MIHIVGHTAIDHISRVAHLPEKNCSTHISDRQIYFGGGAANIAAGIAMLGEKVTLVSCIGDDFTGSDYDRWMHKLGIGQQFFAVPGTHTPTAFMFTDDCGDQMTFFEWGASKAFATSDAPSLPFVHMATADPTFNCRVAERSEFASFDPGQDVFYYSREQLETIITNIDVLFANQHEVKQMCGTLGITREALIGQVDTAIFTMSGDGSTLYTKGKEHFVPVVPVTLADPTGAGDAYRAGFLSAYVRGYTPVTCCKIGTVTASYVVEHVGCQTHLPDWNAMKMRYQQHFGTLETPGKTGV
- a CDS encoding Glu-tRNA(Gln) amidotransferase GatDE subunit E, translated to MDYKALGLVAGIEIHQQLDTKEKLFCHCPTLLREVTEHSGEFFRYLRATESEMGEIDRAAKEEMKRDRKFLYSTYDTTCLVENDEEPPAPLNDEALSVCLTIGKMFGMTPIPQIHTMRKLVIDGSNTSGFQRTGLVAVKGILPNGGEIETICLEEEAAQRVKDDHFSLDRLGIPLIEITTSPCMHTPEEVQKMAEYIGMVLRSTGKVKRGIGTIRQDVNISIASGARVEIKGVQELDLIAEVVKREVQRQQALLAIRDELRAKGASVAHATAQDVTGLFKDTKSTVLKKAKRISAITLKGFAGIVGREIQPGRRLGSEMSDYAKKCGVGGIFHTDELPAYGVTEEEVAMLRSHMHAEAGDCVIIVSGANEKQAACALSQVVIRAGMALSDSPVPEETRKMLEEGSTAYMRPLPGAARMYPETDVLPVVIGEERWKAVTVPELLTHKAERYAKDYAIDLNYALQLAASDKLPLFERAVSEKIKPKLAAFTILSTATELRREGVDVRAVTDESYLAIWHAVETGRAAKEAIPDLLRSIAAGSTVDAALAQLAPAISRAELETVVRKIIATRSDFVKEKGKAALGPLMGLVMEEVRGSVDGKRVSEILRKEIDAAVAGRKE
- a CDS encoding nitroreductase, with amino-acid sequence MDSSEFLGFLTSRSSVREYSDEPLTQEEIDYLVTCAGTAPSAGNLESWDVVVVTDEETKAMLAEAALDQEHIEKAPAIFVVCANYVRGMSRYGDRGILYGLEDATIACTYMMLAAHARKLQSCWTGAFDDEEVRTVLSLPPHIRPVSLLAVGKGHPPAQLSGRMAEGEHVHLNTW